One region of Chlorobiota bacterium genomic DNA includes:
- a CDS encoding ankyrin repeat domain-containing protein — translation MNLSQSLLLLLGLLVFSGMATAQDVFTVAKSGDVAAMAKLLKKKPKLAQATQPDGETALHLAARANDTAMAALLLRNRAAIDAQSNDGVTPLQAARSAEMAELLIAAGANINHADHVGATPLHDAALLRHPEVAAVLLSKGAQVNVENSIGQTPLWLAVDNGDADIAEMLLAAGADPNIADSDGRTPIFSAVEQEDIALTQTLIAAGAQVGIEDAEATLLTQVAQQTGNIELISLIDAAMGPQGDAQEYPDQPADEVTDELTDEATDQPTDAATDEPIEVPDPSGLETSIALSIGANGDLEELAVLVVQNLDDVRINGTAYIALAKDRRDVLELLLANGATVSYRTGVAGTTALHLAAAAGDTDLMEFLLHQPDAQINAPAALFADDGATAIHLAAAAGKTEMVRFLLDHGADPTIEAIRNGVTPLHAAAENADLAMVRLLVERGADADPHNSAGESSPLHYAAQGNKADVVGYLLDHGAMIDRKDLRKQTPLFWAVRSSAFQAASLLLDRGADPMAIDWNHQTVIDFARQNGKREMVEMMEKKMEK, via the coding sequence ATGAATCTTTCACAATCGCTCCTGCTGCTGTTGGGGCTGCTGGTGTTTTCCGGCATGGCCACTGCCCAGGATGTTTTCACCGTTGCCAAATCGGGCGACGTTGCGGCAATGGCGAAGCTGCTGAAAAAGAAACCAAAACTGGCGCAAGCCACGCAACCCGACGGCGAAACCGCGCTGCACCTTGCCGCCCGCGCCAACGATACCGCAATGGCCGCGCTGCTGCTGCGGAACCGCGCAGCCATTGACGCCCAAAGCAACGACGGAGTAACGCCCCTGCAAGCCGCACGCTCGGCAGAAATGGCCGAACTGCTGATTGCCGCCGGTGCCAACATCAACCATGCCGACCACGTTGGGGCAACCCCCTTGCACGATGCCGCGCTGCTGCGCCACCCAGAAGTGGCCGCCGTGCTGCTGAGCAAAGGGGCCCAGGTCAACGTGGAAAACAGCATTGGCCAAACCCCGCTTTGGCTGGCGGTGGATAATGGTGATGCCGACATTGCCGAGATGCTTCTTGCTGCCGGGGCCGACCCCAACATTGCCGACAGCGACGGACGCACGCCAATTTTTTCCGCAGTCGAGCAGGAAGATATTGCCCTGACCCAAACGCTGATTGCCGCCGGGGCCCAGGTCGGGATTGAAGATGCCGAAGCTACGCTCCTGACGCAGGTTGCCCAGCAGACCGGGAACATTGAGTTGATAAGCCTTATTGATGCCGCAATGGGTCCGCAAGGCGATGCCCAAGAATATCCCGATCAGCCAGCCGATGAGGTCACGGATGAACTCACCGATGAAGCCACCGATCAGCCAACGGATGCGGCCACCGATGAACCCATCGAAGTCCCCGACCCAAGCGGGCTTGAAACCAGTATCGCCCTTTCGATAGGGGCCAATGGCGACCTTGAGGAACTGGCCGTGCTGGTTGTCCAGAACCTCGACGATGTGAGGATCAACGGCACGGCGTACATCGCGCTTGCCAAGGACCGCCGCGATGTTCTGGAACTGCTGCTTGCCAACGGTGCAACCGTCAGCTACCGAACCGGCGTTGCCGGAACAACGGCCTTGCATCTGGCCGCGGCGGCGGGGGATACCGATCTGATGGAGTTCCTGCTGCACCAACCCGATGCCCAGATCAACGCCCCCGCAGCGCTGTTTGCCGACGACGGCGCAACGGCAATCCACCTTGCCGCTGCCGCTGGCAAAACCGAGATGGTGCGGTTCCTTCTGGACCACGGTGCGGACCCAACGATTGAAGCCATTCGGAACGGCGTAACCCCGCTTCATGCTGCGGCGGAGAACGCCGACCTTGCGATGGTGCGCCTGCTGGTTGAGCGTGGTGCCGATGCCGACCCGCACAACTCCGCCGGCGAATCTTCCCCGCTCCACTACGCCGCGCAAGGGAACAAGGCGGATGTTGTGGGCTATCTGCTGGACCACGGCGCAATGATTGACCGGAAGGACCTCCGCAAACAAACCCCGCTCTTCTGGGCCGTCCGCAGCAGTGCCTTCCAAGCGGCAAGCCTGCTGCTGGATCGCGGTGCCGACCCCATGGCCATTGACTGGAATCACCAAACCGTGATTGACTTCGCACGGCAGAACGGAAAACGCGAGATGGTGGAGATGATGGAGAAAAAAATGGAGAAGTGA
- the asnS gene encoding asparagine--tRNA ligase, translating into MIRTGEYIKDMFAMAVGTAVEARGWVKTRRDSKGVTFIQLNDGSCFKDLQAVVEAGAIPEETMRQIGTGACLKISGELVASLGAGQSVELKARDILIYGPADPATYPLQPKRHSMEFLREIAHLRPRSNTFGAVFRVRNAVCYAIHKFFQERGFLYVHTPIITASDAEGAGAMFGVTTLDLMNLPRTETGGINFAEDFFGRPSYLTVSGQLEGEIFASAFTNIYTFGPTFRAENSNTPRHLAEFWMIEPEMSFCDLDDNRRVAEEFLKYIIAHVVDTCLPDLEFFNKWVDDTVLETITHVAESDFQHVTYTDAIAILLKADKSWEFPVAWGIDMQSEHERYLTEVVFKRPVVVTDYPKEIKAFYMRLNDDGKTVRAMDVLAPRIGEIIGGSQREERHDVLLEKIRAQHLPEEAYWWYLDLRKYGSAPHAGFGLGLERMVMYLTGMKNIRDVIPFPRTPGSADF; encoded by the coding sequence ATGATTCGAACCGGAGAGTACATCAAGGATATGTTCGCAATGGCGGTGGGGACCGCTGTTGAGGCCCGCGGATGGGTGAAAACCCGCCGCGACAGCAAAGGCGTTACCTTCATCCAGCTGAACGATGGCTCCTGCTTCAAGGATTTGCAAGCAGTGGTGGAGGCAGGAGCAATCCCCGAGGAGACGATGCGGCAGATTGGGACCGGAGCCTGCCTGAAAATCAGCGGCGAGCTTGTGGCATCGCTTGGCGCGGGGCAATCGGTGGAGCTGAAGGCCCGCGACATCCTTATCTACGGCCCTGCGGACCCCGCCACCTACCCGCTGCAACCGAAGCGTCACAGCATGGAGTTCTTGCGGGAGATTGCCCACTTGCGCCCCCGCAGCAATACCTTCGGCGCGGTGTTCCGCGTCCGCAATGCGGTCTGTTATGCCATTCATAAATTCTTCCAGGAGCGGGGGTTCCTTTACGTCCACACGCCGATTATCACGGCTTCCGATGCCGAAGGTGCGGGGGCGATGTTCGGTGTCACGACGCTGGACCTGATGAACCTTCCGCGCACCGAAACCGGCGGCATCAACTTCGCCGAAGATTTCTTTGGCCGCCCTTCCTACCTAACCGTTAGCGGCCAGCTTGAAGGGGAGATTTTCGCCAGCGCGTTCACCAACATCTACACGTTCGGCCCAACGTTCCGCGCCGAAAACAGCAACACGCCCCGCCACCTGGCGGAGTTCTGGATGATTGAGCCAGAGATGTCCTTCTGTGATCTTGACGACAACCGCCGTGTTGCCGAAGAGTTCCTGAAGTACATCATTGCCCACGTGGTGGACACCTGCCTTCCCGATCTGGAGTTCTTCAACAAATGGGTGGACGACACCGTGCTGGAGACGATCACCCACGTGGCCGAAAGCGATTTCCAACACGTTACCTACACCGATGCAATCGCTATCCTGCTGAAGGCTGATAAATCGTGGGAGTTCCCCGTTGCTTGGGGGATAGATATGCAAAGCGAGCACGAACGCTACTTAACCGAAGTGGTGTTTAAGCGGCCGGTGGTTGTCACCGATTATCCAAAGGAGATCAAGGCGTTTTACATGCGGCTGAACGACGACGGCAAAACCGTTCGGGCAATGGATGTGCTGGCCCCACGGATTGGCGAGATCATCGGCGGAAGCCAGCGCGAGGAACGGCACGATGTTCTGCTGGAAAAAATCCGCGCACAACATCTGCCGGAGGAAGCCTACTGGTGGTATCTGGATTTGCGGAAATATGGCTCGGCACCCCACGCGGGGTTCGGGCTTGGGCTAGAGCGGATGGTGATGTACCTAACCGGAATGAAAAATATTCGCGATGTCATCCCCTTCCCACGCACGCCGGGGTCGGCAGATTTTTAG
- a CDS encoding Ppx/GppA family phosphatase, with product MILSTIDIGTNTILMVTAQANPGGAIQILGDEHAIARLGKGVDASRTILPETFGRVADFLLRYRQIAEWHHADRIVAFGTSALRDARNQQQFIAEMAERTGITIQVLSGQEEAQWTYRGALFGLAVAPTPSPIAVLDIGGGSTEIAVGDGTSLQHSISLDIGAVRLAERCFSGLPPSAAELSNAREFARKELASAFNLPPQTVAVGVAGTVTTLGAMHAGMEHFNAESLNGGWLPAGVIGTTVGRLAGLTLAETEAIPQINSGRADIILAGAIILEEFMKRYRLPKLMVSTRGVRYGVMLREMSGEQHQE from the coding sequence ATGATCCTCTCAACAATTGACATCGGCACCAACACCATATTGATGGTGACGGCGCAGGCAAACCCCGGCGGCGCAATCCAAATTCTTGGCGATGAGCATGCCATTGCCCGGCTTGGGAAAGGGGTGGATGCTTCGCGCACCATTCTGCCGGAAACGTTTGGCCGCGTGGCCGATTTCCTGCTGCGCTACCGCCAGATTGCTGAGTGGCACCACGCCGACCGCATTGTTGCTTTTGGGACCAGCGCGCTTCGGGATGCACGCAACCAGCAGCAGTTCATCGCCGAAATGGCGGAGCGAACGGGCATCACGATCCAGGTGCTGAGCGGCCAGGAAGAAGCCCAGTGGACCTACCGTGGCGCGCTGTTCGGGCTTGCGGTGGCCCCAACGCCATCGCCAATCGCCGTGCTGGACATTGGCGGCGGCAGCACCGAAATCGCGGTTGGGGACGGGACCAGTCTTCAGCACAGCATCAGCCTTGACATCGGCGCGGTGCGGCTGGCGGAACGGTGTTTTTCGGGGCTTCCTCCTTCGGCGGCAGAACTTTCCAACGCCCGCGAATTTGCCCGGAAGGAACTGGCCAGCGCGTTCAATCTTCCCCCGCAGACCGTTGCCGTTGGCGTTGCCGGAACCGTGACAACCCTGGGCGCGATGCACGCCGGAATGGAGCACTTCAACGCCGAATCGCTGAACGGGGGGTGGCTTCCGGCTGGCGTTATCGGCACCACCGTTGGGCGGCTTGCGGGGCTGACGCTGGCGGAGACCGAGGCAATCCCCCAAATCAACAGCGGGCGGGCGGATATTATTCTGGCTGGCGCAATCATCTTGGAGGAGTTTATGAAGCGGTATCGGCTTCCCAAGCTGATGGTCAGCACGCGCGGGGTGCGCTACGGGGTGATGCTTCGCGAAATGAGCGGTGAGCAACATCAGGAGTGA
- the lepA gene encoding elongation factor 4, translating into MNNIRNFCIIAHIDHGKSTLADRLLETTGRVTAREMTMNQILDDNPLEQERGITIKLHAIQMDYRRPNHTGDTTLYSLNLIDTPGHVDFSYEVSRSLAACEGALLVVDATQGVEAQTIANLYLAIDAGLEIIPVINKIDLPSAATTLEGVKQQVIDLLGCKEEEMILASAKAGIGIEEILEAIVQRIPSPRGNPDAPLRALIFDSLFDSYRGTVTYVRVVDGTLREDEKIKFMYTGAEFTVEEAGVLHRNRVRTKEIPCGAVGYFTAAIKDVKDTKVGDTVTLSRGGAAEPIPGFREVKPMVFAGIYPAVSDDYETLRDSLAKLTLNDSAITYQPETSTALGFGFRCGFLGMLHMEIVQERLEREFNQTIVTTIPNVEYQVTKTNGEQVMVDNPADLPPPGAIDIIEEPYIRAQIICPAEYIGVITKLCIERRGIYKNTSYLSSTRVDITFELPLAEVIFDFYDKLKSASRGYASFDYEVIGMREGDLVKLDILLSNEAVDALSIIIHRDKAYFYGRKLCAKLRELIPRHMFEIPVQAAIGAKVIARETIKALRKDVLAKCYGGDISRKRKLIEKQKEGKKRMKQVGAVEIPQEAFLAVLSMEE; encoded by the coding sequence ATGAACAACATCCGCAATTTCTGCATCATTGCTCACATAGATCACGGCAAATCTACGCTTGCCGACCGCCTGCTGGAGACCACCGGGCGCGTCACCGCACGCGAGATGACCATGAACCAGATTCTGGACGATAACCCGCTGGAGCAGGAGCGTGGAATCACGATCAAGCTGCACGCTATCCAGATGGATTATCGCCGCCCCAACCACACCGGCGACACCACCCTGTACAGCCTGAACCTGATTGACACGCCGGGCCACGTTGACTTCAGCTACGAGGTCTCCCGCTCGCTTGCCGCGTGCGAGGGCGCGCTGCTGGTGGTGGACGCAACGCAGGGGGTGGAGGCGCAAACCATTGCGAACCTTTACTTGGCGATTGATGCTGGGTTGGAGATCATCCCGGTCATCAACAAAATTGACCTCCCTTCGGCGGCCACCACTCTGGAAGGGGTGAAGCAGCAGGTGATTGACCTGTTGGGATGCAAGGAAGAAGAAATGATCCTTGCCTCGGCAAAAGCTGGGATTGGAATCGAGGAGATTTTGGAGGCGATTGTTCAGCGGATCCCATCGCCACGCGGCAACCCCGACGCACCGTTGCGCGCCCTGATCTTCGACTCCCTGTTCGATAGCTATCGGGGAACCGTCACCTACGTTCGGGTGGTGGATGGAACGTTGCGGGAGGATGAGAAGATCAAGTTCATGTACACCGGGGCGGAGTTCACGGTGGAGGAAGCGGGGGTGCTGCACCGGAACCGCGTTAGAACAAAGGAGATACCGTGCGGGGCGGTGGGGTATTTCACCGCTGCCATCAAGGACGTGAAGGATACGAAGGTGGGGGACACCGTCACGCTAAGCCGTGGGGGGGCCGCCGAGCCAATCCCTGGGTTCCGCGAGGTGAAGCCAATGGTGTTTGCCGGTATCTATCCGGCGGTCTCGGACGACTACGAAACGCTGCGCGACTCGCTGGCAAAACTCACCTTGAACGATTCGGCCATCACCTACCAGCCGGAGACTTCCACCGCGCTTGGGTTCGGGTTCCGCTGCGGCTTTTTGGGAATGCTCCACATGGAGATTGTGCAGGAGCGGCTGGAGCGGGAGTTCAACCAGACGATCGTCACCACGATTCCCAACGTGGAGTATCAGGTGACGAAAACGAATGGGGAGCAGGTGATGGTGGATAATCCTGCCGACCTTCCACCCCCTGGGGCGATTGATATTATTGAGGAGCCGTACATCCGCGCACAGATCATCTGCCCGGCGGAGTATATCGGCGTTATCACGAAGCTCTGCATCGAGCGGCGTGGCATCTACAAAAACACCAGCTACCTTTCCTCCACCCGTGTGGACATCACTTTCGAGCTGCCACTGGCCGAGGTGATTTTCGATTTTTACGACAAGCTGAAATCCGCCTCGCGCGGGTATGCCTCGTTTGATTATGAGGTGATTGGGATGCGGGAAGGGGATTTGGTGAAGTTGGATATCCTTCTCAGCAACGAGGCGGTGGACGCGCTTTCGATCATCATCCACCGTGACAAGGCATATTTCTACGGAAGGAAACTTTGCGCCAAACTGCGCGAACTGATCCCGCGGCATATGTTCGAGATTCCGGTGCAGGCGGCGATTGGCGCAAAGGTGATTGCCCGCGAAACAATCAAAGCGCTTCGGAAGGACGTGCTGGCCAAGTGCTACGGCGGCGACATCAGCCGCAAACGGAAGCTGATTGAAAAGCAGAAGGAAGGGAAGAAACGGATGAAGCAAGTTGGCGCGGTGGAAATCCCACAAGAAGCATTTTTGGCGGTGCTTTCGATGGAGGAATAA
- the lepB gene encoding signal peptidase I → MNPEERKQILSGKKGAARPGNSQATDATGKPAQQKLTFGQEVWSWTKTILSSLLIVMVINGILIASFVVPTGSMENEVLPGDFLFVNRFIYGGSSPQTIPFFNIPLPYFTLPGLRDPEKGDVIVFIFPGGRSDVKARDFQYYLKRCVATAGDTLQIINTKVYINGVEQPLPEEAKFDPLLSTPSSGDASQTFPEGYGFTRDNWGPLRIPKKGDVLPLNDSTYRAWRIFVMREGHEVERDGEIIKVDGQPVTSYTVERDYCFGMGDNRWNSLDSRYWGFVPIDDVIGTPLIVYWSWPVAVDRDGDGIANTENPAEQTSLWEKITSIRWGRLFNVID, encoded by the coding sequence ATGAATCCCGAGGAACGGAAGCAGATTTTAAGCGGCAAAAAAGGGGCGGCGCGCCCTGGCAACTCCCAAGCAACAGATGCCACCGGGAAACCGGCACAGCAAAAACTGACGTTCGGCCAAGAGGTGTGGTCCTGGACCAAAACGATTCTTAGTTCGCTGCTGATTGTGATGGTGATTAACGGCATCCTGATTGCCAGCTTCGTGGTCCCGACCGGCTCGATGGAAAACGAGGTACTGCCTGGGGATTTCCTGTTCGTTAATCGGTTTATCTACGGAGGATCCTCCCCCCAGACGATTCCTTTTTTCAACATCCCCCTCCCCTACTTCACGCTGCCTGGATTGCGCGACCCTGAGAAAGGGGATGTGATTGTGTTCATCTTCCCCGGAGGGCGCAGCGATGTCAAGGCCCGAGATTTCCAGTATTACCTGAAGCGTTGCGTTGCCACCGCAGGGGACACCTTGCAGATTATCAACACCAAGGTGTATATCAATGGCGTTGAGCAGCCGCTGCCGGAGGAGGCAAAGTTCGACCCCTTACTCAGCACGCCAAGCTCGGGCGATGCAAGCCAAACCTTCCCCGAAGGCTATGGCTTCACCCGCGACAACTGGGGTCCGCTTCGTATTCCGAAAAAAGGGGACGTGCTTCCCCTTAACGATTCCACCTACCGGGCTTGGCGCATTTTTGTGATGCGCGAAGGGCATGAGGTTGAGCGCGACGGAGAGATCATCAAAGTTGACGGGCAACCGGTCACGTCCTACACCGTGGAGCGGGATTACTGCTTTGGCATGGGGGACAACCGGTGGAACTCGCTGGACAGCCGCTACTGGGGGTTTGTTCCGATTGATGATGTGATTGGGACCCCGCTGATTGTGTACTGGTCATGGCCCGTGGCCGTGGACCGCGATGGAGATGGGATTGCCAACACCGAAAATCCTGCCGAGCAAACTTCGCTTTGGGAAAAAATTACCTCCATCCGTTGGGGTCGCCTGTTTAACGTGATTGATTGA
- a CDS encoding sigma-70 family RNA polymerase sigma factor, whose protein sequence is MTEQKQHQASIPDDELLRRLVAGDKSAFVVLYDRYRQRLFTYCCRMMGDRELAKDALQESLLKAFQKAAMYEQGTNVAAWLFRMTRNTCIDMLRTLKVHEPIDGLQIPVQEPTPDVMLQEVLTSEIEKLPEIYREAVVLRDVHGHSYEEISQIVGMPVSTIKFRIFKARDTLRQRLAIYLEDAR, encoded by the coding sequence TTGACAGAACAAAAGCAACACCAAGCATCTATTCCTGATGATGAGCTGCTACGGCGGCTTGTTGCTGGCGATAAATCAGCGTTTGTCGTGCTGTACGATCGCTATCGCCAGCGGCTGTTCACCTATTGCTGCCGAATGATGGGGGACCGCGAGTTAGCGAAAGATGCCTTGCAAGAGTCGTTGTTGAAAGCCTTCCAGAAGGCGGCCATGTACGAACAAGGAACCAACGTTGCAGCCTGGTTGTTTAGAATGACCCGCAACACCTGCATTGATATGCTCCGGACCTTGAAAGTGCACGAACCCATTGACGGCTTGCAAATCCCGGTCCAGGAACCTACCCCGGACGTGATGTTGCAGGAGGTGCTAACATCGGAGATTGAAAAGCTGCCGGAAATTTACCGGGAAGCGGTCGTCCTGCGCGATGTCCATGGGCATTCCTACGAGGAGATATCCCAGATCGTCGGCATGCCGGTTTCCACGATTAAGTTCCGCATCTTCAAGGCTCGCGACACACTACGCCAACGGCTTGCTATCTATCTGGAAGACGCACGCTAA
- the arfB gene encoding aminoacyl-tRNA hydrolase has product MDDAHLHLITGETIPISALEFATSRSGGPGGQNVNKVETKVEVRFAVAEASWLRESTRQRLLEKLANRLDSLGRIRVASSTERSQLGNRYRALERLERLMNDALEIEKPRIPTRPSRASVARRIDAKQKISAKKSDRRWRPEE; this is encoded by the coding sequence ATGGATGATGCTCATTTGCACCTGATCACCGGGGAAACAATCCCCATTTCCGCCCTTGAGTTCGCCACAAGCCGCAGCGGCGGCCCGGGGGGGCAGAACGTCAACAAGGTGGAGACCAAAGTTGAAGTCCGGTTTGCCGTTGCCGAGGCAAGCTGGCTGCGGGAAAGCACGCGGCAGCGCTTGCTGGAAAAACTTGCCAACCGCCTTGACTCGCTTGGCCGAATCCGCGTTGCCAGCAGCACCGAACGTTCCCAACTTGGCAACCGATACCGCGCGCTGGAACGCTTGGAACGGCTGATGAACGATGCCCTGGAAATCGAAAAGCCCCGAATCCCCACGCGCCCTTCCCGTGCTTCCGTTGCACGGCGAATAGATGCCAAACAAAAAATTTCAGCCAAGAAATCAGATCGGCGATGGAGGCCCGAAGAATAG
- the glmS gene encoding glutamine--fructose-6-phosphate transaminase (isomerizing), with translation MCGIVGYVGPQEALPILINGLKRLEYRGYDSAGVALLNGELSVKKKAGKVSDLESVLRPETLKGTIGIGHTRWATHGEPNDTNAHPHTDQRGEIALIHNGVIENYATIKKTLESEGYTFHTQTDTEVLVQLVRFFYDRVGIMETAFRQALKQVVGTYGVAMLSKMEPGRIYAARNGSPLALGIGDGEYVVASDASAIVQHTRQVIYLGDREMAILDRDRYVTKTIDDEVVNKQIEEITFELEQIERGGYDHFMLKEIFEQPETIRNAMRGRLHLDESTVRLGGLRTVADKIRDARRIIILGCGTSWHAGLVGEYMLEQIAGIPVEVEYASEFRYRDPILYKDDIVIAISQSGETADTLAALREAKRHGAITLGIVNVVGSSIARETHAGVYSHAGPEIGVASTKAFTSQLTVLALMTVMIARMRRMGAAEGSHILKALVELPEKVEYTLSRAEQIQKIAREIANTQNALYLGRGYNFPVALEGALKLKEISYIHAEGYPAAEMKHGPIALIDENMPVVFIAPNDDIYDKIVTNIQEVRARSGRVIAITTEGDTRIESLAEHVIYVPETHPFLSPILNVLPLQLLSYYVALERGCNVDQPRNLAKSVTVE, from the coding sequence ATGTGTGGAATCGTTGGATATGTTGGCCCGCAGGAAGCCTTGCCAATCCTGATTAACGGCCTGAAACGCTTGGAGTACCGGGGCTACGATTCGGCCGGTGTCGCGCTGCTGAACGGCGAGTTATCGGTCAAGAAAAAAGCAGGGAAAGTAAGCGATCTTGAGTCGGTGCTGCGCCCGGAGACGCTGAAAGGGACGATTGGAATTGGCCACACCCGCTGGGCAACGCACGGCGAACCGAACGACACCAACGCCCACCCCCACACCGATCAACGGGGGGAGATTGCCCTTATCCACAACGGGGTGATTGAGAATTACGCGACAATCAAAAAAACGCTGGAATCCGAAGGCTACACCTTCCACACCCAGACCGATACCGAGGTGCTGGTGCAGCTTGTCCGGTTCTTCTACGACCGCGTCGGCATCATGGAAACCGCATTCCGCCAAGCACTGAAGCAAGTGGTGGGAACCTACGGCGTGGCAATGCTTAGCAAGATGGAGCCTGGAAGAATCTATGCCGCCCGCAACGGCTCCCCCCTTGCCCTCGGGATTGGCGATGGTGAGTATGTGGTGGCCAGCGATGCCTCGGCAATCGTGCAACACACCCGCCAGGTGATCTACCTGGGCGACCGCGAAATGGCGATCCTGGACCGGGACCGCTACGTCACAAAAACGATTGACGACGAAGTGGTCAACAAGCAGATCGAGGAGATCACCTTCGAGCTTGAGCAGATTGAGCGTGGCGGATATGACCACTTCATGCTGAAAGAGATTTTCGAGCAACCGGAGACGATCCGCAACGCCATGCGCGGGCGGCTGCATCTGGATGAAAGCACCGTTCGGCTTGGCGGGCTACGCACCGTGGCCGATAAAATCCGCGACGCACGCCGGATCATTATCCTGGGCTGCGGCACAAGCTGGCACGCAGGGCTGGTGGGTGAGTATATGCTGGAGCAGATTGCTGGGATTCCGGTGGAAGTGGAGTACGCCAGCGAGTTCCGCTATCGCGACCCAATCCTCTACAAGGATGACATCGTGATCGCCATTTCGCAGTCGGGGGAAACTGCCGACACGTTGGCCGCGCTTCGCGAAGCAAAACGCCATGGCGCAATCACCCTGGGGATTGTGAACGTGGTGGGAAGCTCCATCGCACGCGAGACCCACGCCGGGGTCTATTCCCATGCCGGCCCGGAGATTGGCGTGGCAAGCACCAAGGCCTTCACCTCGCAGCTAACGGTGCTTGCGTTGATGACCGTGATGATTGCGCGAATGCGCCGGATGGGCGCCGCCGAAGGATCGCACATCTTGAAAGCCTTGGTGGAGCTGCCAGAAAAAGTGGAATACACCCTTTCCCGCGCCGAGCAGATCCAGAAAATCGCACGCGAGATTGCTAACACCCAGAACGCGCTTTACTTAGGCCGCGGCTACAACTTCCCGGTGGCGTTGGAAGGGGCGTTGAAGCTGAAGGAGATCAGCTACATCCATGCCGAAGGGTATCCGGCAGCGGAGATGAAGCATGGCCCCATTGCTTTGATTGATGAGAATATGCCGGTGGTGTTCATCGCGCCCAACGACGACATCTACGACAAGATCGTGACGAACATCCAGGAGGTGCGGGCGCGAAGCGGGCGGGTAATCGCCATCACCACCGAAGGGGACACCCGCATCGAGTCGCTTGCCGAGCACGTCATCTACGTCCCGGAAACGCACCCCTTCCTTTCTCCAATCCTGAACGTGTTGCCGTTGCAACTGCTTAGCTACTACGTGGCCCTTGAGCGCGGCTGCAACGTGGACCAACCGCGCAACCTGGCAAAGTCCGTAACGGTGGAGTAA